Proteins encoded in a region of the Paenibacillus sp. W2I17 genome:
- a CDS encoding histidine phosphatase family protein, giving the protein MTQIALIRHGSTAWNKEKRSQGQTDNPLDQDGREQAVLLAARLAEESWDAIYASDLERASETARIIGDRLGIQEIHLDPRLREMGGGQVEGTTEAERIAKWGVDWSTLDLGRELADAGTVRGSAMLEDIVQQHPDGRVIVVSHGAVLRNTLRGLVPELDISVKLSNTSITRIAKKDDTWQCELYNCSVHLDSSRES; this is encoded by the coding sequence ATGACTCAAATTGCATTGATTCGCCATGGAAGTACAGCGTGGAATAAGGAAAAACGTTCACAGGGACAGACGGATAATCCGCTGGATCAGGATGGTAGGGAACAGGCGGTATTACTTGCCGCGAGGCTGGCCGAAGAATCCTGGGATGCCATCTATGCAAGTGACTTGGAACGTGCAAGTGAGACGGCTCGCATCATTGGTGATCGCCTGGGTATTCAGGAGATTCATCTGGACCCTAGACTTCGCGAGATGGGCGGGGGTCAGGTCGAAGGAACGACGGAAGCAGAACGTATAGCCAAGTGGGGAGTGGACTGGAGTACCCTGGATCTGGGACGGGAGCTTGCGGATGCAGGGACTGTTCGAGGCAGTGCGATGCTTGAGGATATTGTACAGCAGCACCCCGATGGTAGAGTGATCGTTGTCAGTCACGGAGCCGTTCTACGGAATACACTGCGAGGTCTGGTGCCTGAACTGGATATCAGCGTGAAGCTGTCCAACACATCCATTACCCGGATTGCCAAGAAAGATGATACGTGGCAATGCGAACTGTACAACTGCAGCGTGCATTTGGATTCGTCCAGGGAGTCTTAA
- a CDS encoding NUDIX domain-containing protein, which produces MKPIRNSAKAVIVQDGRLLVIRLEDQYGTAYVFPGGGQEKGEELKDAVARECLEEIGQAVNVGELLHIREYIGKNHEFAEWDADIHQVEFYFACSLLDPAATIFEGSNPDDHQVAVEWIALEELSQIRLYPKTIGELLLKSGSSSIYLGDLN; this is translated from the coding sequence ATGAAACCCATACGCAATTCGGCGAAGGCTGTCATTGTGCAGGATGGACGATTGCTGGTCATCCGGCTGGAAGACCAATATGGTACCGCTTATGTGTTCCCGGGTGGAGGACAGGAGAAAGGTGAAGAGCTCAAGGATGCGGTCGCACGCGAATGTCTGGAGGAGATTGGTCAGGCTGTGAACGTTGGAGAGCTGTTACATATCCGGGAGTATATCGGTAAAAATCATGAATTCGCCGAGTGGGATGCAGATATCCACCAGGTTGAATTTTATTTTGCGTGCAGCCTCTTAGATCCAGCTGCAACTATTTTTGAAGGCTCCAATCCAGACGACCACCAAGTCGCCGTGGAATGGATTGCACTTGAAGAGCTGTCCCAGATTCGTTTATATCCAAAAACCATTGGTGAATTGCTTCTTAAATCGGGTTCTTCATCAATCTATCTTGGAGATCTGAATTAA
- a CDS encoding biotin-dependent carboxyltransferase family protein encodes MSIEVIRPGLLSTVQDEGRTGYRRYGIHPGGVMDTFAARAANMLVGNSRHAAVLEMTMRGPELRFQESQLVSLCGADLTATVDHLPVPLWRPVLVRAGSVLKFGQCRHGLRGYLAIAGGIAVPEVMGSRSTDLKTGLGGLDGRALRVEDLLSNGEPSAEARVWMQRMEQQVKESERDHRILAPAWLLSERERPDYYGQPVIRVMESKDSSLFSQESLGQFYAEKYVISSQSDRMGYRLQGSRLELDQPLDRLSEAVTYGTVQVPPDGQPIILMADHQTIGGYPVIAQVARVDMPILAQARPGTQIFFKKITHDQARQLYMEQEINMQLMDKLIRRRMAGMGGT; translated from the coding sequence ATGAGTATCGAAGTGATTCGCCCTGGTCTGTTATCTACCGTTCAGGATGAAGGCAGAACCGGCTATCGCCGGTATGGTATTCATCCTGGAGGGGTCATGGACACCTTTGCAGCCAGAGCAGCCAATATGCTTGTGGGCAACTCCCGACATGCGGCAGTACTGGAGATGACGATGAGGGGGCCAGAGCTTCGATTTCAGGAGAGCCAGCTAGTCTCATTATGTGGAGCCGATCTGACGGCAACGGTGGATCATCTGCCTGTACCTTTGTGGCGTCCTGTGCTGGTGCGGGCAGGAAGTGTACTGAAGTTTGGCCAATGTCGTCATGGCTTGCGTGGTTATCTGGCGATTGCGGGCGGAATAGCTGTGCCTGAAGTGATGGGAAGTCGAAGTACAGATCTCAAGACAGGTCTTGGCGGTTTGGATGGGCGAGCCTTGCGCGTGGAGGATCTGTTATCCAATGGTGAACCTTCTGCCGAAGCACGAGTATGGATGCAGCGTATGGAGCAGCAGGTAAAGGAGAGTGAGCGAGACCACCGAATATTGGCGCCTGCGTGGCTTTTATCTGAACGTGAAAGACCTGACTATTATGGGCAACCTGTTATTCGTGTGATGGAGAGCAAGGATAGTTCGCTGTTCAGCCAAGAAAGTCTTGGACAATTCTATGCCGAAAAATACGTGATTTCTTCGCAATCCGATCGGATGGGCTATCGCTTGCAAGGCTCCAGACTGGAGCTGGATCAGCCCTTGGATCGGCTGTCTGAAGCCGTTACCTATGGCACGGTGCAGGTGCCACCGGATGGTCAGCCAATCATCTTGATGGCGGACCATCAGACGATTGGAGGTTATCCTGTCATTGCACAGGTAGCTCGGGTGGATATGCCTATCCTGGCTCAGGCTAGGCCAGGAACCCAAATTTTCTTTAAAAAGATTACGCATGATCAAGCCCGGCAGTTGTACATGGAACAGGAAATCAATATGCAACTCATGGATAAACTGATACGCAGAAGAATGGCAGGAATGGGGGGCACTTAA
- the pxpB gene encoding 5-oxoprolinase subunit PxpB: MTKQPYAWTEEILSPLGETAVTIDCGDQLSDAVQRRVMSVCALLERSTLPAMIEWVPSYTSVTVFYDPFISPYPKLCRILLQQLNQMKESVQGKPRTVTIPVCYGGEWGPDLDYVASEHGLTAEDVIAIHTSGDYLVHMIGFAPGFPYLGGLSEQITTPRRATPRLRVEAGTVGIGGKQTGIYPVDTPGGWQCIGRTPLRLFRPDENIPSLLAAGDRVRFEQITMQDYLALKRKEGER; encoded by the coding sequence ATGACCAAACAGCCGTATGCATGGACGGAGGAGATCTTATCTCCGCTGGGTGAGACAGCGGTTACCATCGATTGCGGGGATCAATTGTCTGACGCTGTGCAGCGCAGAGTGATGTCTGTATGTGCTTTGCTGGAAAGAAGCACTCTGCCAGCCATGATCGAATGGGTGCCTTCATATACGTCCGTTACAGTATTTTATGATCCGTTCATCTCCCCGTACCCCAAGTTATGCCGTATTCTGCTTCAGCAGTTGAATCAAATGAAGGAATCCGTCCAAGGCAAACCCAGAACGGTCACGATTCCCGTATGTTATGGTGGCGAGTGGGGGCCTGATCTGGACTACGTTGCCAGTGAACATGGACTGACCGCAGAGGACGTTATTGCGATTCATACATCCGGGGATTATCTCGTACATATGATAGGATTCGCACCGGGTTTTCCATATCTCGGCGGGTTGTCTGAACAGATTACTACGCCCAGACGTGCAACGCCAAGGCTTCGGGTTGAGGCGGGTACAGTAGGTATTGGTGGCAAACAGACGGGAATATATCCAGTGGACACACCCGGAGGATGGCAATGTATTGGACGAACGCCACTCCGGTTGTTTCGGCCGGATGAGAACATACCGAGTTTGCTGGCAGCAGGTGATCGGGTTCGATTTGAACAGATTACGATGCAGGACTATCTGGCGTTGAAGCGGAAGGAGGGCGAACGATGA
- a CDS encoding pyridoxamine 5'-phosphate oxidase family protein, translating to MNQTELEQNIVKALENNPFCSFSTVENGKPKSRYMALFNDGLNIHLATNRRTHKVEELKNNPNVSLLLGYEAGGSKEVVEIEGTCEVTKNEGLREQVWNDELKAWFDGPNDPNYVILDITPTRIEYTGKDHEHHVWEQ from the coding sequence ATGAACCAGACTGAATTGGAACAAAACATTGTAAAAGCATTGGAAAACAACCCTTTTTGCAGCTTCTCGACTGTGGAGAATGGTAAACCGAAATCCCGCTATATGGCGCTTTTCAACGATGGACTGAACATTCATCTGGCAACGAACCGCCGTACACACAAAGTAGAGGAACTGAAGAATAATCCGAATGTTAGCCTGCTACTTGGTTATGAGGCTGGTGGTTCCAAGGAAGTAGTTGAGATCGAAGGAACCTGTGAAGTGACAAAGAACGAAGGCTTGCGTGAGCAAGTGTGGAACGACGAACTGAAGGCGTGGTTCGATGGACCTAATGATCCTAATTACGTCATTCTGGACATCACCCCGACTCGTATTGAATACACGGGGAAAGATCATGAACATCATGTGTGGGAACAATAA
- a CDS encoding LamB/YcsF family protein — MNTSKTLDINCDLGESYGVYRTLSDEAILPLITSANIACGFHAGDPATMRMTVERALEHRVAIGAHPGLPDLQGFGRRRMEITPREAYDMVVYQIGALDAFVRASGGRMHHVKPHGALYNMAAEDAKLAEAIVEAIYQVQPELYLYGLAGSELIHAADRIGLRSVSEVFADRTYGTDGQLTPRSQAGALIEESGQAIAQVLRMVKDGVVASTDGMLVPIKAETVCIHGDGANALAFAQEIRHVLESECIKLSAHTTG, encoded by the coding sequence ATGAATACCTCGAAAACTTTGGATATCAATTGTGATCTGGGCGAAAGTTATGGTGTATATCGCACGCTATCGGATGAAGCCATTCTGCCCTTAATTACGTCAGCCAATATTGCCTGCGGGTTTCATGCAGGGGACCCGGCTACGATGCGGATGACGGTAGAGAGGGCATTGGAGCATCGGGTTGCAATTGGAGCCCACCCCGGGTTGCCGGATTTGCAAGGGTTTGGCAGAAGACGAATGGAGATTACGCCAAGGGAAGCATATGACATGGTGGTATATCAGATCGGAGCGCTGGATGCCTTTGTTCGGGCAAGCGGAGGGCGAATGCATCACGTGAAACCGCACGGTGCTTTATATAATATGGCCGCAGAAGATGCGAAGCTTGCTGAAGCCATCGTGGAGGCGATCTATCAAGTACAGCCTGAACTGTATTTGTATGGTCTGGCGGGCAGTGAGTTGATTCACGCTGCGGATCGCATCGGTCTGCGCAGTGTGAGCGAGGTGTTTGCAGATCGAACCTATGGGACGGACGGACAGTTAACTCCTCGCAGCCAAGCTGGAGCCCTCATTGAAGAATCGGGACAAGCGATTGCTCAAGTGCTTCGGATGGTGAAAGATGGCGTGGTTGCATCCACGGATGGTATGTTGGTTCCCATTAAGGCAGAGACGGTCTGTATCCACGGTGACGGAGCAAACGCTCTCGCATTTGCGCAAGAGATTCGTCACGTGTTGGAATCGGAATGCATTAAGTTATCCGCGCATACCACGGGATGA